CGGCTTCTGTCTCAGGACCACATAACCCCACCTCCCCATTCCAATCCCCGACCACCCCAAACCCTACTTATCAAACAGACGTAAGCATCGGGAAAAGTAATTTCTTTAACCATCTCCTGGAATGAGGCTACCGAGAGCATTATTTCCAGGGGCGTGGGAGATCACTGATTAACCAGCGGCTAGAGGACTGGCCGTACCTAGAACGGCGGCCCCCGCGCCCCAAACAGCCTCACTTCACTCGGTGCAGTGGACAGAGCCGGGGGTAGGGTGGGGGCTGCAGGTTCCAGCCAAGTCCTGGATTGGGTGAGGAGATTGGAGTCACCGAGTGGAAGCAATGAATGGGCAAAGAGTAGTCTCGAGTCCCTCCTGCCGCAGGGCGCTACACCTTAGTGGCGGAGGAGGGTGCCTCGCTTTTGGTGGGGTTGCTCATGCTGGTGgagatggaggtgatggagacGTGCAGAGCTTTCTTTAACCTGGAGCAGCGAAGCACAGACAGACACTGGGATCGGAAACGCTGGTCGAAGAAGGCGTAGAGAAACGGGTTGAGGCAGCTGTTGATGTAGGCAAGGCAAGTGGCATAAGGGTGGGCCATGTGGAGGAATACATCTAACGAGCAGTGGATGGAGATGACATCCAGCCAGTACAGGGCGTCGATGGTCTTGATAACGTGGAAGGGAAGCCAGCAGATGGCAAAAACTAACACCAGCGCGCTGATGATCTTCAGCAGACGCTTTTTCTTCTGCTCTTCTTTCTTGACGTTCTGGAAGTGCCTGGTGACGGTGTTGGCGATGGCGCAGTAGAAGGTGGACATCAGTAGGAAAGGTACGATGAAGCCCAAGGAGCTGGCGAAGATGCTGAGTCCCCCGATCCAAAAATGTTCGGTGTCTTCGCTCGCCACCCAGGTGTAGTCCATGGCGCACACGGTTATGTTCTCCTTTTCCTCTGTTTTCCGCAGGAGTAAGGCAGGGAGAGCCAGCAGCCCGGCCAAGAACCAGATGACAGCCAAGGAGAGCAGTGTAGTGCGGCTGGAACGCAACTTGTTGCTGGACAGGGAGTGCACGATGGCCAGGTACCGGTCAAAGCTGAGACAGGTCAGGCAGAAGACGCTGGCATACATGTTGATCATCACAATGTAGCTGCTGACTTTACAGAGCAACCAGCCGAAGGGCCAGTGATAGTCTAGAGCGGCGTACACAGCCCACAGAGGTAGGGTCACCACAAACGCCAAGTCCGCCAGCGCCAGGTTCCCGATGTAGGTGTCAGCCGATCTCCTCTTGGTGCGAGATCGCCACACTGTGCAGATGACCACTCCATTTCCCGACAGTCCGAAGACAAAAACCAGCATGTAGAGCACCGGGACCACCGAGGAAGAGTGCTCCCAATCGGTGTAATTGCACATCTCACTCTCGTTCGCGCAGAGACCGTCCACCAGGTCACTGCCGTTCTCCATCTCAATCAGACAGTCAGCCATCGCGAAGTCTCTCAAAAAATCGCCGCGCTTTTGGGCTTGCTGTGAGAGTTGATATACCCCAGGTTCCGCCCCCACCCGTGGATCCCCTCCCAGGACAACAAATCAGCAATTCCGAAGGGGGCAGATTCGATTACGCAGTACTCACCAACGCCAATCCTTAAAGAGGCATTCATGTGAGGCTTGTTTACAAACAGCCTCACGGTCCAACTCCCTCGTTAATGATGCTGCTCCAACATTGAGAATGTTTGTGTCTGTAGTGTCGGGTTCGGAATGCGGAGCGGGGGGCAGTGCGGTTTCATACCTCCGTTCCTCTTCTTTTAAATGGTCTATTCAGTTCGCATTTAGCAAATTAGCGGGCAGAAGCC
The genomic region above belongs to Hypanus sabinus isolate sHypSab1 chromosome 13, sHypSab1.hap1, whole genome shotgun sequence and contains:
- the aplnra gene encoding apelin receptor A, coding for MADCLIEMENGSDLVDGLCANESEMCNYTDWEHSSSVVPVLYMLVFVFGLSGNGVVICTVWRSRTKRRSADTYIGNLALADLAFVVTLPLWAVYAALDYHWPFGWLLCKVSSYIVMINMYASVFCLTCLSFDRYLAIVHSLSSNKLRSSRTTLLSLAVIWFLAGLLALPALLLRKTEEKENITVCAMDYTWVASEDTEHFWIGGLSIFASSLGFIVPFLLMSTFYCAIANTVTRHFQNVKKEEQKKKRLLKIISALVLVFAICWLPFHVIKTIDALYWLDVISIHCSLDVFLHMAHPYATCLAYINSCLNPFLYAFFDQRFRSQCLSVLRCSSAPKWIPPGW